In the genome of Fusarium fujikuroi IMI 58289 draft genome, chromosome FFUJ_chr02, one region contains:
- a CDS encoding related to tyrosinase precursor: MGEAIPPEDVTYGIKGLPRPPNAMRYPGEIPYVKGLPWTLFVLALERFKSMPVNDKLSYFQIAGIHGYPEVACDGAPEPKHAPDKRTKQAGDQPFGGYCNHNSLNFPAWHRPYMLLFEQRIWENMRLIINNWTSEHGLPTSEANEWYTAAKHWRMPYWDWARQQMYHEDLVCPLVLTQGAVRIYPPTTIKNRFPRSGLYPNPLVGFENPEKDPKTGKPLPFGSMPEGNAKWNIHDNPIVHDELPLKKDCDWAPWSKASATSRYGIFKGEEDEKDPARYFRGLEGVNHCWRSNASLARVHEDGPDGKPRWSTMEQHSKDYTWNPGSLSDAVNRMFSKGYNSNWGQFASTKWIAEGKGCPQTGYISLEYIHNNIHNLTGGSDYATGMGHMSDVPVAAFDPIFWLHHVQIDRLLAIWQCLNPKLWFDNEPLGELNTAGMKASIVADDKETDPLEPFHRKNNDPEKEVWTAQACRDWTELNYQYDDLAEVTERTMRKHGRFIPGEFQAELQSHIDTIYPGTGHLIESINRSSAIPIGRRLCQSQPGPWKDYIINVVYDRYALDGLSYTIQFFIGGPPGEDTTIFEKHNYIGHVYSFGGRQSTSEGSCRNCKKQAAAQVLSCAQVPLTIHLLQHVKDNIPDHSLKDFGEIEEYLRLHLRWRLVRYGGEVISEEGFKRNFSKVQISVLRGTGRIKPDNALSAGSVSSLYSDYVPLPEITDGKPGGLQRDKASENTKPFVPQTKSAVRPLPTRFPEAE, encoded by the exons ATGGGTGAAGCAATTCCTCCGGAAGATGTAACATACGGTATCAAGGGCCTTCCTCGGCCACCGAATGCCATGAGATACCCTGGAGAGATTCCCTACGTGAAAGGTCTTCCA TGGACGCTATTTGTGCTCGCCTTGGAACGCTTCAAGTCGATGCCTGTCAATGACAAGCTTTCCTACTTCCAGATTGCCGGAATC CATGGGTATCCAGAAGTTGCCTGTGACGGAGCGCCGGAACCAAAACACGCGCCGGACAAGAGGACGAAACAAGCTGGTGATCAGCCTTTCGGTGGATATTGTAACCACAACAGCCTGAACTTTCCTGCATGGCACAGACCTTATATGCTTCTCTTCGAG CAACGTATTTGGGAGAACATGAGGCTGATCATCAACAATTGGACGAGCGAGCATGGGTTACCAACATCCGAAGCAAACGAATGGTACACAGCTGCAAAGCACTGGCGAATGCCATACTGGGACTGGGCTAGGCAACAAATGTACCATGAAGACCTAGTCTGCCCCTTAGTCCTGACGCAAGGAGCCGTCCGAATCTACCCACCTACTACGATAAAGAACCGATTTCCGCGAAGCGGTCTCTATCCCAACCCGCTGGTGGGCTTCGAGAACCCAGAAAAGGACCCAAAGACAGGGAAACCGTTGCCATTCGGTAGCATGCCAGAAGGCAACGCCAAATGGAATATCCATGACAACCCAATAGTTCACGATGAGCTGCCACTGAAGAAGGACTGCGATTGGGCTCCA TGGAGCAAGGCATCTGCAACTAGCCGATATGGGATATTtaagggagaagaagatgagaaggatcCCGCGAGATACTTCAGAGGACTTGAAGGGGTAAACCACTGCTGGAGATCTAACGCCAGCCTTGCAAGAGTTCACGAGGATGGACCTGACGGCAAGCCTAGATGGAGCACAATGGAGCAACATTCAAAAGACTATACATGGAACCCTGGAAGCCTATCAGATGCAGTCAATCGCATGTTTTCCAAGGGCTACAACTCGAATTGGGGACAGTTTGCGTCGACAAAGTGGATAGCGGAAGGCAAAGGATGTCCACAAACAGGATATATATCTCTGGAGTATATCCACAACAATATCCAC AACTTAACCGGCGGAAGTGACTATGCAACTGGGATGGGCCACATGAGCGACGTGCCAGTAGCAGCGTTTGACCCCATCTTTTGGCTTCACCACGT ACAGATAGACCGGTTGTTGGCCATATGGCAATGCCTCAACCCAAAGCTGTGGTTTGACAACGAGCCATTAGGCGAACTTAACACGGCAGGTATGAAAGCTTCCATTGTCGCCGATGACAAAGAGACGGACCCTCTTGAACCGTTTCACAGGAAAAACAACGATCCTGAAAAAGAAGTCTGGACTGCGCAGGCATGTCGTGATTGGACAGAGCTGAACTATCAGTATGATGACCTGGCAGAGGTAACTGAGAGAACGATGCGAAAGCATGGCCGATTCATACCCGGGGAGTTCCAAGCCGAGCTTCAATCGCATATCGACACGATCTACCCAGGTACAGGACATCTCATTGAATCGATTAACAGGTCCAGTGCCATTCCAATCGGAAGACGGCTATGTCAAAGTCAGCCAGGCCCTTGGAAAGACTACATCATCAACGTGGTGTACGACAGATACGCCTTGGACGGCCTGTCCTACACAATCCAATTTTTCATAGGTGGACCACCAGGCGAAGACACGACGATTTTCGAAAAGCACAACTATATCGGTCATGTGTACTCCTTCGGTGGTAGACAGAGCACATCCGAAGGCTCTTGCAGAAACTGCAAGAAACAAGCTGCAGCACAGGTCCTCTCATGTGCTCAGGTCCCTCTGACgatccatctccttcaacaCGTCAAAGACAACATTCCCGACCACTCCCTCAAGGACTTTGGTGAAATTGAGGAGTACCTGAGACTTCATCTTCGATGGAGGCTTGTCAGGTATGGCGGTGAAGTCATCTCAGAGGAAGGATTCAAGAGAAACTTTTCCAAGGTCCAAATATCTGTCTTGCGCGGCACTGGCCGAATCAAGCCGGACAATGCACTTAGTGCAGGTTCAGTGTCTTCATTGTACAGCGACTATGTTCCATTGCCAGAGATCACCGATGGAAAACCCGGTGGCTTGCAACGCGACAAAGCCTCCGAGAACACCAAGCCATTCGTTCCGCAAACCAAGAGTGCTGTGCGACCGCTGCCAACGCGGTTCCCCGAGGCCGAGTAA